The DNA window GAATGAGAATTCAGTGCGAGTAGGCTGCAACTAGCGGATCCACCTCCCCGGACCTTGGCGGCCGACCCCGCGCGTCATCCATGAGACGACGATCCTTGGGGAGCGATGGACATGGCCTTCACCGTGTTGCACGGCGACGACGCCGAGAGCATGATCATCCAACGACTTTTCAGCACGAGCATGGACATACATTCAACGCTCCAACTCGTCCAAGACGCCTCGACCACAAAGCTGCTCCACGAGGCGATCGACCGGCTGGACCATGCGATCAGCCAGGTCCGTATTCATGCGTTCGACGAACAGCGGGCATAGCGGCCGCAGCTTCCCGGGTTCGACGGCTCAGGGCGTGATCCAGAGACGAGATCGAGTCAAGGAGCGGGTCAGCGGGTCGCGGCTGGCGCGCGAGAGTGAAATCCGAGGAAGGGCCAGTCCATCCTGCGCAAAAATGCAAAATCTGATCCCCGGCTCGCGGACCCCGCGCAGCCGGTCCAGCCGGAACACCACGCGGCGCTGATACTGCCGCACAATAGCGATTCCGAGATTCGGTACAACGATCGCCTCCTGAACGCTTCAATCGTCAGCGTCAGTGTTAGCCTGGCGCGCTTTCAGTGGACCATCGACGGGGTGTGGCGGACAGGGCCGCAAGGCCCGGTCGGTCAGTCCGATGGCCCCTTTTCGAGGGATACGGCGACACAGCGGCCCCCCGGATGACGGTCCGGCCGGCCGCCCGGGGCTTCGCGGGCGTCGCCCGGCGAATGTCCCGGAACGCCCGGGCCGTTCGGCCCTGACCGTCTCCTGCCCGGCGACCGAGTCTGGAAGAAGCCTGATTCACGCACTGGAGAGGAGCACGACCATGACCGGACCCGTGGTCGTCGGCGTCGACGACTTCGAACACGGCGACCGCCTGATCGCCGTGGCCGTCCGGGAGGCGGAGCTGCGCGGCGTTGCGCTGTGGCTGGCCCACGCCTACCACGGCTACGCCCCGGTGACCCAGGGCGTCCCGCCGGGCTTCACACCCGAGCAGATACTGCGCGACGCAGCCGAGGAACAGTTGAGCGTGATCGCGGCGAAGGTCCGCGCGGAGCACCCTGACCTGCATGTGGAGATCGCTGCCATGTCCGGCCCGGCAGCTCCGGCCCTGGCACAGCTGGCGAACCTGGCCTCGCTGTTGGTCGTCGGCGGCCGGGGCCGCGGTGGCCTGACCGGGCAGCTGCTGGGATCGGTGTCGCTGGGCGTGCTCGCCCACGCCCACGGCCCGGTGCTGGTGGCACGCGGCTCCTGCGAGCGGGCCACGCAACGCGTCATGCTCGGCATCGACGTCGCCCAGGATCCGCGCACGGGCCCGGAAGTCCTGGAGTTCGCGTTCAAGGAGGCCGCCCGCCGCTCCGCCATCCTGTATGCCTTCTACGCCTGGGAGGACCCTGCGGATCTCTACGCCTACGGCGCGAAGATCTTCACGCACGCCCAGCACGCCGCGGCGCTGAAGCACGGCCGGGAAAGGCTGGAGACGGCGCTGGCGCCCTGGAAGCAGATGTTCCCCCGGGTACAGGTGACCGCCGATGTTGTGGCCGGGCTGCCGGCCAAGCTGCTCGTGGAAGCCACCGGCCTGGCCGACCTGGTGGTCATCGGTGGCCGCGCGCACGAGGGCAGGGACGGAATGCGAGTCGGCGCGATCGCCCACACGGTGCTGCACCACGCGGACTGCCCGGTCGCGATCATTCCCGAGAACTGACCCGTGCGAGCGCCCCGTAGCGGCCGGAAGGGCCGGTACGGGGCGCTTCCCTCGCCTTCACGCCGACCAGCACCGGGCAGCAGGCCTCGGACAGGGCGCGCATGGAGGTGGAGCCGATGGATCCGCCCGTCCGGCTCGACATCCGGGGTGCGGTCCGGACCGCGCTCGCGCCGTACACGTTCCTCGCACCCGCCAAGGACGTGATCTTCCTGTGGCGCAGGGCAGCCTGATCCCTCGGCTCGAACGAGAAGGGTCTTTCGGCCCGTCGCCCACAGGCAACTCGGCATTACCGTCGCCTCAGGACATCGATGCGTGCCACGGGAGGCTGGGCAGTGGCTGCCGCACCACTGAGACGAGCGCGACGGCGGGCCCGCACCGGCAGTGCCGTGCTCACTTTCGGCCGGCAGCGGTCAAGCGGAGACACCGAGCAGATTCTTGGAAAGTAGGGCCCAAAGACCCTTCTGCCCGCATCCGGGCCGCGGTGACGATCGAGTCATGACCGTGGGACAGCGCATGGAGCGCTTCACAGAGGCCGAGGCCTTGGACCTCGCCGCGACTGTACCGGTCGGCCGGATCGTCTACAGCCGCTACGCGCTGCCGGCTGTCTTCATCGTCAACTTCCGGCTGGACGGCCGCGACCCGGTGTTCCGGACCCGCAAGGGCTCGATGTTCGGCGCCGGCGTGGCCGAGACCGTCGTCGCCTTCGAAGTCGACCGGATCGACGAGGCGGCACACGAGGGCTGGTATGTGACCTTCCTGGGCCGCGCCAAGCTGATCACCAGCCCGGCTGAGCAGACCCGGCTGGCCGGGCTGGGCGTCGATCCGTGGGCGCCGGGCGAGCGGGAGCGCTACATCAAGATCGCGACCGAGAAGGTCGTCGCGCGGCGATCCCGCACCACCCCGACGACGAGCACGACGGGTGAGAGCCGGTGGCGGGAGTCCTGGGCGGCCCGGCACGGCACGCTCCTGGGACCGATGAGCCAAACACGGCGGCACGCAGTGCCCTGTCACGTGATAGCGGGGTCTGACGGACCGCGCCGGGAGAGGGTTCCGACGTTGCCGCATGTCCACATACAAACTCTCGGACACCATCACCGACGAGGCCGCCGTACTGCTGGCGGACATCCTGCCCACCGCCTACGAAGTCGGCACCTCAACGGCCGGGTACAGCCCGGCGACACCGCCGGAACTGATCAGGGACAGAGAGGATGATGGCCATGTATCGGAAGTGGCCGGCGGCACTGCTCGCCGGCGGCCTGCTCGGCTTCGCCGCCGCGGCCTACCCGGCCCTGTGGCGGGACCGCTGCTTGAACTGGGGCGCCCGGGACGACGAGGTCTCCCGGGAGATGCCCGGCGACAAGCTCCTGCCCGAGGCCCCGGTGGTGACCACCAGGGCGATCGGCGTCGCCGCGCCCGCCTCGGCGATCTGGCCGTGGCTGGTGCAGATGGGGCCCGGACGCGGCGGCGCCTACACCTACGACTGGATCGAAAACCTTCTCGGCCTGAACATGCACAGCGCGGACGAGATCGTCCCCGGACTCCAAACCCTCGCCGCCGGCGACGAGATCCCGCTCGGTGACAAGCTGCGAATGCGCGTCGAAGTCCTCGAACCCGAACACGCGATGGTGATGCGCTCCGATGACGGCACATGGGTATGGGCATTCGGGCTCTACCCCGAGGCCCCGTCGGCGCCGGGCGCCGGCCTGACCCGTCTGGTCAGCCGCAACCGGATCCAGGACCCGAGGACCGGCATGGTGGCCAGCGCGTTGTCCATGTACCTCATGGAGCCGGGCAGCCTGGTCATGGAGCGGAAGATGCTGCACGGGATCAAGGAACGGGCCGAGCGTCTTGCTTCCTGAGAAGGACCGTACGCCAGCCGGAACTCCTCCGAGCGATGTACACGGTCCAGAACCGGGTGAGGCTCACGACGGAATCCGGGCCCTTCGGCCTTGCCGCACAGGGGACAACGGCCGTTCCGTGGGACGCGGCGGCCGAGGCAGGCTGATATCAGGACCCGTCCCGGCGGTCGCGTCGGCCCTGCGAGGAGAAGCAATGACACACGTGTGGATAAGCACTTCGGAAGGCGACCTCCTGCGCGCCGACCAGGTTCGGCAGATCAACCTCGTCGAGGGCCTGCGCGTCGTGACCACCAGCGGCAGCCAGTTCCTGCTCGCCGAAGTCCAGGGACACGAGGCCACCTTGGCCGCCGCCCGCGCCCTGGCGACCGCGATGGCCGACGCGGCGGCGTCGTCCCACGCGGCCGAGATCGACATCTCGCGCGAGGGGGTCGGCTGGAAGGTGCACCTGACAGCCATGGCGGAGCAATCATGATGATGTGTCACGGCAGCGGCCGCGGCTGGATTCTCGGCTGGAACTAGATCCTGACGGCCGCCTGGTCGGCATAGTCACGCCGTCCGAACTCAGCCGGGCGCTGCGCTGGGCGCAGGTGAACCGGCCCTGAAACGGGGGCCTCGGGGTGGGTCCCCGGCGCCGACGTCCACCGCACGGCAAAACGGCCCGTACAGTACGGGCCGTTTTGAATCTGACAGCAAAGGAACCTGCAAGGTGGGCTCCCTTCGCCGGAACCCTCCGGCTCAGGTGGTGGAGGTCGCCTTCCAGCCTCGTCAGCCTTCCAGCTTCTCAGCCCGTCTGGTCACGCGATCCCGTTCCTTTCAAGATCGCATTCCGTGTCAGGCTCCCTCGCTCGCCCTGCAGGTCCACTCCTGACGTTAGTCCTTATCCGCGGCTCCACCAGGGCCGAAAGACCTGTTTCCAGACAGTCGGAGACCATCTGCCCCGGCCACGCCCGATCCGCACGTTCGAACCGGACCCGTTGATCGCCTGACCGCGCCGCTACGAGAAACGGACCAGCCCTCCCCACCTGCACGGACGACATTCTCGGCACCGACAGGGTTCTAGCCGCGAACCAGCCTGCGGAACGTCGCCATGATCGGCACGACGGCCAGGGCGGCGACGCCCACCGCGATCAGGACGGCGTTCCCGGCCGGGACGTGCGGCGCCGGGCTGCCGGTGAACGCGCGGTCCACGGCTGCCAGGGTCCCCGCGCACACGACGGCACCCACGGCGATACCGCCCAGGGCCACGAACCCAGCCTGCCAGGCGAACATCGCTCTGAGCTGCCGCCGCTCGGCCCCGATGCGGCCCAGCATGTGCACCTGCCGGCGGCGCTCCAGGGTGGACACCACCAGGGTGTTGATCATCGTGGCCGCGGCGAGCACGGCGATCACCGCGAGGATGAGGTTGTCACCGAAGTTGTTCATCGCGTTGTCTTTCTGCACCCGCGCGTCGGCGCCCTGCTTGTCGACCACCTGTACCCCGGGCAGTGTCGCCGCTACGGACTTGAGCTGTCCGGCGTCGCCGCCGTCCACCAGGATCCGGTTGTAGGCCGCGGCGGTGCCGGTGTGGCCGGTCGCGGCCGCCTCCGGGAGGAGGACGTCGCCGAGGGCGAGCGAGCGTGCGTAGATCGCGCTGACCGTTCCGGAGTAGGGCGTGCCGTCCGGGAGGTACACCTTGACCTTCGATCCGACGCGCACCTTCATGGCGTCCGGGGAGGCCTCCAGCGCGCTCAGGGCGATCTGGCCGGGCTTGAGCTCGGCGAGGCTGCCGGCGGTGACGCCGAGGTCGAGCAGGCCGCCGACCGGGCCGGCGGACAGGACCGCGCCGCCCGCGGACCGCAGATCCGGGTCTGACACCACCAGGTCCGTCGTCTCGACGCCGGCGACCGCCGTCACGCCCGGCAGCGCCCGGATCCGGTCGGCGGCCACGGCGTCCAGGCCGGGGCCTTCGAGGAGGTGCTCGGCGGTGACGGAGCGCGCGGCCTGGGTCGTCGTCGCGTGCGCGATCGTGGTGTCGGAGAACTGCACCGCGCCGGTCATGGCCACCGCCATGGCGACCGGGACGATCGCGGACGACGTCCGGCGCGGCAGAGCCCTTATACCGGCCAGGGCGAGCCGGGCCGACGGGCCGCTGCGGACGAGGGGACGCAGCACCGCGACGGACAGCCGGACGAGGACCGGGCCGAGCAGCGCGGCCGCGGTCATGCCGAGCAGCAGCATCGGCATCGCCAGGGAGAGCTGGCCGCCCGCACCGTTCTGGTTCATGGTGGCGAAGTCCAGGACGACGACGCCAGCCGCCACGCCCAGCCCGAGCAGCGTGCGGATCACGCCGGGCCGCCGCGACTCCGTCTGCCCCTCCCGCACCGCCTGCGCCGGGCTGACGCGGGACGCGCGGCGGGCCGCGGCCATTCCGCTGAGCACACAGACCGGCAGCAGGATCGCCAGCACGATCGGGATGACTCGGAGCTCGACCGAGGCCGTGGCGCCGGGTGGGAGGATCCCGTGGCCGGCCAGGATGTCGACGGCGGCGAAGCCCAGAAGCGTGCCCGGCAGGAAGCCGAGCAGGGTGCCGGCCAGCGCGATCAACGCCTGCTCTAGCAGGATCGCGGTGCGTATCTGCCCGCGTTTGGCGCCGATCGCGCGCAACAGGGCGAAGCGGCCACGGCGCATGTTCACCGACAGCGCGGTGGTACCGGCGAGTGCGAACAGGGCGGAGCCGATCAGCAGCGGGAACACGGCTGACGCGAACTCGTTGCCGGTGCTGCGGTCGATGGCGACCGTCGGGTCGGCGAGGTCGCCGCGGTCCGCGCCGGTGGCGATCGTGTAACCGGCGCCGCCGGGCAGGGCGGTTTTGATCCGGGCGGCGAGCGTGCCGGGACCGACACCCGGCGCGGCCTTCACCGCGACGAGGTCGACGACGCCCGGGCGGTGCGTTCCGGAGGGGAAGCCGGTCTCGCCGGTCGCCGCGGCGACGCCGGGCACCCGGGCCAGGTCGGCGGCCAGCGTCTCGGGAACGCCGCGATAGGCCGGGAGCGGCACGCTGATGTCGGCGCTGCGCACCTTGGTGTCGCCCGCCACGACGACGTCAGCGCTTGCCAGCCGGCCGGGCGACGCTGGGGTATGCGACCACAGGACGGACAAGGCGGCGATGATGAGGACGGCGGTGAGGGTGGCGGCTATCAGGGTTCCGACGACGGGGCCGGGGCGACGGCGCAGGCCTGCAAGGCGCCAGCTGCCGGTTTTCCAGCCGCCGGTCTTCCAGCCGCCGGTGGTCCAGTCGTTCGTCCCGGTCGCGCTCATCGGTCGCCGCCTTCAGCCGCAACCGCAGCCGCAGCCGCGCTGACGCCGGCTTTGCGCGCGCCATACGCCGCGCGGGCGTCCGCCCGGGCCCCGTACTCGTACAGCCGCGCGGCCACCATCGCGGGATCGGGCGCGGTCACCACCGCCTCGATCCGGCCGCCGTCCACGAAGACCGCCTGATCGCAGAAGCGCACGACCTGCGGGTCGTGGGTGACGATCACGACTGTCGCGCCGTCGGCGGTCTCCCGCAGCAGGCTCAGCACGTTGTGCGCGGTATAGGGGTCGAGCGCGCCGGTCGGCTCGTCGGCGAAGATCACCTCCGGCCGCGAGACCAGCGCCCGCGCGATCGCCGCCCTCTGCTGCTGCCCGCCCGACAGCTCCGACGGCAGCCGCCGCAGATGCCCGGCGGTCAGTCCGACGCGCGCCGCCGCGTCCGCGATCCCGTCCCGCTCCACCCGCCGGTGGCCCAGCCGCAGTGGCAACGCGATGTTCTCGGCGATCGTCAGTTCCGGGACCAAGTTCAGCCCCTGGAACACGAACCCGATCCGCTGCCGCCGCAACACCGTCTGTCGCCGATCGGACAGCGCCTCGAGGTCCTTGCCACACAGGTGCACCGAACCCGAGCTCGGCTTCTCCAGTCCCGCGGCGCACTGCAGCAGCGTCGACTTCCCGGATCCGGACGCCCCCAGCACGGCGGTGAACGACCCGGCCGCGAACGCGAGCGACACCCCGTCCAGCGCGGTCACCCGCCCGCGGCCCCGTCCGTAGTACTTGGTCACGCCGTCCAGACGGACCGGGGCGACGGGGTGTTCGTATTCGTATCCTGCGAAAGGCGCGCCAGTTGTGGTTGCGGTCATGGACTCCAGCATGATCGTCAAGCGTCGCCGAACCCACCGGGTACGCCACCGAATCCGGGGTGGGGTTAACCGGGGGGCCGGGGCAGGGGCGGCCGCAGCATCGGCCCGTGACGCGAGCGGCGCGCTCTACGAGTACCGATCAGCCACTCGGCCGGCACGGACGAGGTTCTCGGCAAGGACACCGCCATGCTCGTGGCGCTCAGGAATGCTCTTTGACGTAGCCCAGAATCAGTTCACTGATACCGTCTATCTCGTCGTCGGTCAGCTCGGGGAACACCGGCAGCGCCAGCACCGAGCCGGTGAGCGCGGCCGCGTTCGGGGCCGGCTCGGCGCGGTGCGGGTGGTGGTCGAACGCGCCGTGCTCGTGTAGCAGGTACGGGTAGCAGGCCATGGTGGTGACGCCGCGCTCCAGCAGGTGCGCGTGTAGACCGTCGCGGTCTGCGACCCGGATCGTGTACTTGTGGTGGGCGTGCCGGCCCGGTGCGTGGCTGAACGGGACGCCCACCGGTGAGCCGTCGAAGTTGCGGTCGTAGCGCGCCGCCAAGGCCGCGCGGCGGTCGATCCAGCCGTCCAGGTGCGGCAGCTTCACATCGAGGATCAGGGCCTCGAAGGGGTTGATCCTGCTGTTGAGGCCGAGCCAGTCGTGCCGGAAGCCGCCCGTCGAGCCGTAGGAGCGTAGGGCCAGGGCCATCTCGGCCAGTTGTGCGTCGTTCGTCAGGACCGCGCCGGCGTTGGACTGGCTGCCCAGGTGCTTGGTCCAGTTGAAGCTCACGGCCGATGCCGCGCCGACCGTGCCCACCGGGCGGTCGCCGTCGCGGGCGCCCAAGGCCTGGGCGCAGTCCTCGATCAGTGCGATGCCGTGCTCGCGGGCCAGGTCCGCCAGCGGGGTCAGCGGCAGTGCCTCGCCGAACAGGTGGACCGCGACGATCGCCACGGTCTGCGGTGTGATCGCCTCGGCGACGCGCGCGGGGTCCATCAGGTACGAGTCGGGGGCGGTATCGACGAAGACCGGCTGGAAACCGGCGCGGACGATGGCGGCGGCTGTGGCGTAGAAGCCGAAGTCGCACGTGATCACCTCGCCGCCGGGCGGCAGGCTGAAGCAGTTGAGCGCGATGGTCACCGCATCGGTGCCCGAGGCCACTCCCACCGCGTGACCGACGCCGGCGTAGCTCGCCAGCGATGTCTCGAACGCCGCCATGGCCCGGGCCGCTGCGTCGTCGTCGGCGAGGTCGAAGCCGCGCAGGGCTCGTTCGAACTCGGGGGCCAGAGCGGCGTGCTGACGACTGTTGGAATGGAACGCGATCAAGGTTTCGTCCCCCCGTGGCCTTGATAAAGGGCCTTAGTAAAGCCCTCTTACACGAGGGGGAGAGTACCTCAGAACACGAACATGGTCTAGACCTTGACCGGGCATCGGGCCCGTGGCAGCGTTTCTGTTCGAACCACCAGGGCACGGGGGGATTTTCAGCCAACTGATTCAGGCGACGCATGGCTTCGGCCTGCGCGCAAGGCTCCCCTGCGCCGACGACGTCGACCGAGGGGTCAGTCTTGACATCGCCCGACGAACTCAAGCTCTACGACATCGCCCGGCCCGGCAACCGAGCCGACCTGCCGGTCGTCGCACTCGACGAGGCGCACGCCCCGAACAAGATGCTCGCCCATCCCGACCTGGTGCGGAAGTTCGTCGCCGGCGAGGACTTCCGGCCGATCCACATGCGGATCGGCATCATGGGCGCCTGCAACATGCGCTGCAACTTCTGCAACTTCCACTCGCCGAACGAAGAGAACTTCTACGACCTGTTCTCCTTCAAGGACTCCATCCCCACCGCCAAGGCCTCCGGCCTGATGCGCGAGTTCGCCGCCACCGGCGGCCGCGCGGTGACCTTCTGCGGCAGCGGCGAGTGCACCATCCACCCCGGGTACACCGAGATCTGCCAGGCCGCGCACGATGCCGGCTTGCGGATCGGCCTGATCACCAACGGCTCCCGGCTCGGCGTGGACAAGGTCGCGGACTGTGTCGCCGCCACCCACACCTGGGTCCGCATCGGCATGAATGCGGGCAGCGAGGAGAACTTCAACCGGATCACCCGGGACCACGACCAGACCTACGCGACCTTCGGCGACACGCCCCGCCGCCTGCGCGACGCGGCCGTGGACCCCGAGTTCCGGGTGGGGTTCAACTTCGTGATCACGGCGGAGAACTACCACGAGATCCGGCCGGCCGCCGAGCTCGCGGCCCGCTCCGGCGCGCACTACATCCGGTTCGAGCCGGAGTTCTACTCGGCGCTCGGCCACCAGACGGTCGAGGACATCATGGCGGAGGTCTCCGAGGCGCTCAACGAGGTCGCGGGACTGAGCACCGAGGAGTTCGAGGTCTCCATCCCGAAGCTGGACCGCGGCCCGATGGACCAGGTGGAGGAGGTCGAGGGAGACTTCGAGCACTGCCACTACAGCCGGTTCGTCACGGCGGTCGGCGCCGACGGCAACCTCTACCCGTGTCCCCAGGTGCACCTGAACAGCCGATACCTCATCGGCAACGTCCTGGAGGACGGCTACCTCCAGGTCCTCGAAGGCGGTAAGCGCGCGGAGTGGGAGGAGAGCAATCCGCGCCGTACCGACCTGTGCAAGTCGTGCTTCTACCGCCCGCAGAACGAGCTTCTCGAATGGGTGAAGCGGGGCAACGTGCACCTCGACGAGGTCCTGGACACCTACGCCATCGAGATTCCGCGGACACTGCATGCCGACTTCGTCTGACGGCTTCGCGGCCTCGGCCTCGGCTCCGGCGCAGGCCGACGCGGGCGCGCTCGGGTCGCCGCTGCCGCCGGTGCCGCCGGTGCCGAGGCTGCATCCGCGGCCCGACCGCGGCGGGTTCGAGCCCTGGCGCCGACGCGTCCGCGCCGCCGTCGCCCGGCTCGCAGCGGCACCCGCCGACCTCACTGGAGCGCTTCAGGCCGAGCTGCTGGCGACGTCGACGGCAGCGGGCCTGGCGCATGAGACGTACCGGATCCAGGCGGCCGACATCGGATTCACCGCGGTTCTCACGCGGTCGCAGGAGCGGCCCGGACCCCTGCCCGGCGTCGTCGTGTGTCCCGGCCGCAACGCCGTGGCCGGCCAGGTCGCGGGAGCGGAGGCGCCGGACTTCCCGGACCGCGCGGTCGCGGCGCGGCTCGCCGAAGCCGGATTCCTGACGCTGACCCTCGACTACGGCTTCGCCGGCAGCCTGGATCCGGACCGGCTGGCCGGCCGCGACGAGGCCGCCGTCCTGGCTCATCAGTACGCTGCGATCGGTCGGCCGCTGCTGGGCATCCTGGCCCGCAACGCCGCGATCGCACTGCGCTGGCTGGAGGGCGACGGTGGCGCGCAGCCGGGTCGCGTCGGCCTGTTCGGGCACAGCCTCGGCGGCGCCGTCGCGCTGCACGCGGCGCTTTCGCTCGACCGCCCGGTGCCGGTCTGCACCGCGAGCCACCTGGGCGGGTACCGGATCCTCGGCTACGGGCATCCGGCCCTGCTGCTGCCCGGCATCGCGCGGCACGCGGACCTGGCCGACCTGTACGGTGCGCTGGCGCCGGCTCCTGTGCAGCTGCAATACGGGACGCTCGACCCCGAGCTCGACCCGGCCGACAGCGCGGCGGCCGGCGCGGCGGTCGCCGGGATCTACGCGGCGGCCGGTGCCGGCGACCTCGTCGAACTGCGCGAGCTGCGCATGGGGCACGGCACGTCGGTCGCGGACGCTGTCGGGTTCTTCGAACGCACGCTGGGCACCGACGACGCTGCCGGCACACAGAAGCGGCCGACTCCGATCGCCGGCGTCCGCATCCATTTCGACACCGCGATGCGCGAGGAAGTCACCGACGCGGTCGACGAGATCCTCGATTCCGGCATGCTGACGCTCGGGGCGAAGGTCGCCGAGTTCGAGAGGGAACTCGAAGCGTGGACCGGCGGGCCCACGGTGGCGGTCGACTCCGGCTCGGCTGCGCTGGAAATGGCGATGCGCCGGATCGACGTGGCCGGCCGCGTCGTCCTGACCCCGGTCAACACGTTCTACGCCACCGCCGCGGCCGCGCTGCGAGCCGGCGCCGACGTCGACTTCGTGGACCTCGAACCTGAGGGCCTGGGCATGGACCCGGACGCGCTGGCCGAACGGCTGAGCGTCTACGGATCGCGGGTCGCGGCCGTCGTCACAGTGCACATCGGCGGCTTCGTCTCCCCGGCGCTGCCCCGGATCATCGAGCTCTGCCACGCCCGCGGCATTCCGGTGATCGAGGACGTCGCGCACGCCTTCGGCAGCGCACTGGACGGCCGGCGGGCCGGGTCGATCGCCGACCACGGCGCCTTCTCCTTCTACCCGACGAAGGTCCTGACCTCCGCCGAAGGCGGTGCCGTCACGGCGTCCGACCCGGAAGCGCTGGACGTCATGCGCAGGCTGCGCGACCACGGTCGCACCAAGCCCGGCGCGACCACCCACGACTGCCTGGGCAGCAACTGGCGGATGAGCGAAGTCCACGCCGCAGTCGGCCTGGCCCAGCTCCGGGTGTTCGGTGAGCGGGTCGCTCAGCGCGCCGCCATCGCAGAGCGCTACGACGCGTGGCTGGCACAGGTCGGCGGGCTGCGAATCGTCCCGCCTCCGCCCGGCTGCTCGACCACTTGGTACAAGTACATCGCCGAGTTGCCCGAGGACGTGGACCGTGCGGCGCTGAAGGCGAGACTGCGCTCGCAGCACGGTGTGGCGCTGGCCGGTGAGGTCTACGACCTGCTGCTCACTGATCAGCCGATCTTCTCCGCGCTGCGTGCACCGGGCCGGTTCCCGCAGGCCGAGCGGTTCGCCGCGCGCCACATCTGCCTGCCGATCTACGCCGGCCTGTCCGTCGGGGACCAGGAACGGATCGTCGCGGCGTTGCTCAAGGAACTGACATGAGCGGCAGTCTGGCGGGCTCGTCGGTTCCGCTCGTGCGCCTGGGAGAGTGGTACAGCTCGCTCGACACCGCACCGGCGCCGGCGCCCGGCCTGCCCGAGCTGTCCATGGCGCCCGAGATCCTGGTCCGCAGCGACGCCAGACGGCTGCGGTCCCGAGCCGCGGTACCGGTCCCGGACCGGGCTTCGCGGGTCGAGATCCTGTCCCGGGCCTTGGAGCTGTACTTGCGGGGCGACGTCGAGGTCGGTGCCGAGGTCGGTGCCGAGGTCCAGTCGCCCGAGGATTTCAAAACCCTGATGTGGCAGGCGGCGGGGCTGTCGGAGGTGCTGGTCGACCGCTGGAGCGGCATGCTCGTCGACGAGCTGGCCGGACTGCACCAGCAAGCCGCGTCACAGGAGCCTGATGCCGCGGACGGTGTCCGGATCGGCCTTGTGTGGCTGCCCGGCAACACCTTCACGTGCCTGATCGCGGTGTTGGAGACGGCGTTGTCCGGAGCCGCCGTGTGGGTACGCCCCAGCACGCGCGAACCGTACTCCGCACTGCGCCTGGTCTCGGCGATGCTTCAGGCGGGGTGGCCCCGCGAGCTGGTCGGCTTCTATCCCTGCGCGCAGTCCGTGCTCCGGCCGCTCATCGCGGTGACGGATCGCCAGATCGTCTACGGGGGCGCCGATGTCTGTGCCGCCCTGCGCGACGTGCCGAGCGCCGTACTCCGGGGGCCGCTGCGGGTGTGCGCCGTCGTGCCGCAGAACGCCGATGCCGAATCGGCGGCGGCGTGGCTGGCTCCGCTGATCGCCTCGGACTCCGGCCGTTTCTGCACCGCCGTCCGCGCGGTCTTGTGCCTCGGCGAGCCCGACACGATCGCCAAGGCGCTGGCCTCCCGTCTCGACGCGATCCCGTTCGCGCCTTCCGACCCCGACCTTCCGTTGGCTGCTTTCCCTCGCCGGGACCGTGCGGCCGCGCTCGCCGCGTCGGTCGAGGGGATGCTCGGCGCGGGCGACATCCGCCTCACCGCGCGGCCGGTGCTCGGCAGCCACGACGGAACCGCGTTCCTCGCGCCGACGCTCTTCCTTCTCGAAGGCCGCGAAGACGCCGCGTGGGATGATCCTGCGCTCATGGGATACGAAGCTCCGTTCCCCGTGGCCTCCGTGCTGGCGGTGACGTCGCAGCAGGCTGAAACCCTGACCGCCGGCGCGGACGTCGTCCACCGGATGCCGGCGGCGGACTCGTGGAGCGTGCGATGACTACGACCACGA is part of the Catenulispora sp. GP43 genome and encodes:
- a CDS encoding DegT/DnrJ/EryC1/StrS family aminotransferase encodes the protein MIAFHSNSRQHAALAPEFERALRGFDLADDDAAARAMAAFETSLASYAGVGHAVGVASGTDAVTIALNCFSLPPGGEVITCDFGFYATAAAIVRAGFQPVFVDTAPDSYLMDPARVAEAITPQTVAIVAVHLFGEALPLTPLADLAREHGIALIEDCAQALGARDGDRPVGTVGAASAVSFNWTKHLGSQSNAGAVLTNDAQLAEMALALRSYGSTGGFRHDWLGLNSRINPFEALILDVKLPHLDGWIDRRAALAARYDRNFDGSPVGVPFSHAPGRHAHHKYTIRVADRDGLHAHLLERGVTTMACYPYLLHEHGAFDHHPHRAEPAPNAAALTGSVLALPVFPELTDDEIDGISELILGYVKEHS
- a CDS encoding DegT/DnrJ/EryC1/StrS family aminotransferase, whose amino-acid sequence is MPTSSDGFAASASAPAQADAGALGSPLPPVPPVPRLHPRPDRGGFEPWRRRVRAAVARLAAAPADLTGALQAELLATSTAAGLAHETYRIQAADIGFTAVLTRSQERPGPLPGVVVCPGRNAVAGQVAGAEAPDFPDRAVAARLAEAGFLTLTLDYGFAGSLDPDRLAGRDEAAVLAHQYAAIGRPLLGILARNAAIALRWLEGDGGAQPGRVGLFGHSLGGAVALHAALSLDRPVPVCTASHLGGYRILGYGHPALLLPGIARHADLADLYGALAPAPVQLQYGTLDPELDPADSAAAGAAVAGIYAAAGAGDLVELRELRMGHGTSVADAVGFFERTLGTDDAAGTQKRPTPIAGVRIHFDTAMREEVTDAVDEILDSGMLTLGAKVAEFERELEAWTGGPTVAVDSGSAALEMAMRRIDVAGRVVLTPVNTFYATAAAALRAGADVDFVDLEPEGLGMDPDALAERLSVYGSRVAAVVTVHIGGFVSPALPRIIELCHARGIPVIEDVAHAFGSALDGRRAGSIADHGAFSFYPTKVLTSAEGGAVTASDPEALDVMRRLRDHGRTKPGATTHDCLGSNWRMSEVHAAVGLAQLRVFGERVAQRAAIAERYDAWLAQVGGLRIVPPPPGCSTTWYKYIAELPEDVDRAALKARLRSQHGVALAGEVYDLLLTDQPIFSALRAPGRFPQAERFAARHICLPIYAGLSVGDQERIVAALLKELT
- a CDS encoding radical SAM/SPASM domain-containing protein, yielding MTSPDELKLYDIARPGNRADLPVVALDEAHAPNKMLAHPDLVRKFVAGEDFRPIHMRIGIMGACNMRCNFCNFHSPNEENFYDLFSFKDSIPTAKASGLMREFAATGGRAVTFCGSGECTIHPGYTEICQAAHDAGLRIGLITNGSRLGVDKVADCVAATHTWVRIGMNAGSEENFNRITRDHDQTYATFGDTPRRLRDAAVDPEFRVGFNFVITAENYHEIRPAAELAARSGAHYIRFEPEFYSALGHQTVEDIMAEVSEALNEVAGLSTEEFEVSIPKLDRGPMDQVEEVEGDFEHCHYSRFVTAVGADGNLYPCPQVHLNSRYLIGNVLEDGYLQVLEGGKRAEWEESNPRRTDLCKSCFYRPQNELLEWVKRGNVHLDEVLDTYAIEIPRTLHADFV
- a CDS encoding aldehyde dehydrogenase family protein, with product MSGSLAGSSVPLVRLGEWYSSLDTAPAPAPGLPELSMAPEILVRSDARRLRSRAAVPVPDRASRVEILSRALELYLRGDVEVGAEVGAEVQSPEDFKTLMWQAAGLSEVLVDRWSGMLVDELAGLHQQAASQEPDAADGVRIGLVWLPGNTFTCLIAVLETALSGAAVWVRPSTREPYSALRLVSAMLQAGWPRELVGFYPCAQSVLRPLIAVTDRQIVYGGADVCAALRDVPSAVLRGPLRVCAVVPQNADAESAAAWLAPLIASDSGRFCTAVRAVLCLGEPDTIAKALASRLDAIPFAPSDPDLPLAAFPRRDRAAALAASVEGMLGAGDIRLTARPVLGSHDGTAFLAPTLFLLEGREDAAWDDPALMGYEAPFPVASVLAVTSQQAETLTAGADVVHRMPAADSWSVR